A region of Larimichthys crocea isolate SSNF chromosome X, L_crocea_2.0, whole genome shotgun sequence DNA encodes the following proteins:
- the LOC104937508 gene encoding protein phosphatase 1 regulatory subunit 3C-B yields MSAASVLRSFSPSAMPGPVMPMDVAMRFYISHSPPPLRGFLSSYEELQRAKNRVNQSTTCIQQLYKPLRPCISSQQKAVDGGDCMGWNSTNKASKKKVVFADTKGMSLTAIHVFSKFDDEPYRNKRCGGVTEDLQFDMADLETATMDLKISSARSLVLDFKQPSADYLDFRNRLIQNSVCLENCSLQERSLTGTIKVRNIGFEKSVQLRATFDSWTSFTNVECTFMNNVYSCQDNDTFAFVLELPTYIPPQNQVEFCICFKVQDQVFWDNNDGKNYILKHVGWSGEHLNIPTPPTSAEQKPSEHKNGGVKVLEMDFDQFGSPRMSSGLFPGWQSWGQIDNTVPYW; encoded by the exons atGAGTGCTGCAAG CGTTCTCAGGTCTTTCAGTCCTTCAGCAATGCCTGGTCCCGTCATGCCGATGGATGTGGCAATGAGGTTCTACATCAGCCACTCTCCGCCTCCTCTCAGAGGTTTCCTCAGCTCGTACGAGGAGCTGCAGCGAGCCAAGAACCGGGTCAACCAGTCCACCACCTGCATCCAGCAGCTCTACAAACCCCTGCGGCCATGCATCAGCAGCCAGCAGAAGGCGGTGGACGGCGGGGACTGCATGGGGTGGAACAGCACCAACAAGGCCAGCAAGAAGAAGGTGGTGTTCGCAGACACGAAAGGCATGTCACTCACCGCCATCCACGTCTTCTCCAAGTTCGACGACGAGCCGTACCGGAACAAGCGCTGCGGGGGAGTCACGGAGGACTTGCAGTTCGACATGGCAGATCTGGAAACGGCGACGATGGATCTAAAGATCAGCTCGGCGCGCAGCCTGGTGCTGGACTTTAAACAGCCCTCAGCCGACTACCTGGACTTCCGGAACCGCCTGATTCAGAACTCCGTCTGCCTGGAGAACTGCTCGCTGCAGGAGCGCTCGCTGACCGGCACCATCAAGGTCCGGAACATCGGGTTCGAGAAGTCGGTGCAGCTGCGTGCCACATTCGATTCATGGACCAGCTTCACCAACGTTGAGTGCACCTTCATGAACAACGTCTACAGCTGCCAGGATAACGACACCTTCGCATTCGTCCTGGAGCTGCCCACCTACATCCCACCACAGAACCAGGTTGAGTTCTGCATCTGCTTCAAAGTCCAAGACCAGGTCTTCTGGGACAATAACGACGGCAAGAACTACATCCTCAAGCACGTTGGCTGGAGCGGCGAGCACCTGAACATTCCCACGCCCCCAACTTCTGCTGAGCAGAAGCCTTCAGAACACAAAAACGGTGGCGTGAAGGTTCTGGAGATGGACTTTGATCAGTTCGGAAGTCCACGCATGTCCAGCGGACTCTTTCCCGGCTGGCAGAGCTGGGGTCAGATCGATAACACTGTGCCTTACTGGTGA
- the LOC104937512 gene encoding D(1)-like dopamine receptor, giving the protein MKMENLTWTWRNVSRVLSELDGTGAEEEQEEERGGAGGGGLRVLVGCVLFLLIVSTLLGNTLVCAAVVRFRHLRSKVTNLFVISLAVSDLFVAVLVMPWEAITEVTGTWLFGRFCEVWIAFDIMCSTASILNLCIISVDRYWAIASPFKYERKMTQRVAFVMIGVAWTLSILISFIPVQLNWHQAGEEEAEEVTEEVMDVMASSGRNFTNSSNAGAATKSCVANLNRTYAISSSFISFYIPVVIMIATYTRIYRIAQTQIRRITSLERAAEQAQNQGHGMNRNQHQQQRPNDEASLKSSFKKETKVLKTLSIIMGVFVFCWLPFFVLNCTVPFCDPPCVSDTTFTVFVWFGWANSSLNPVIYAFNADFRRAFATILGCNQICSSNAVEAVNFSDELVSYHHDTTLHKEALVPAQQQQHPRTINVGSDHLEDVSAQFDEESLISNRSQNHNRLLLLPTTVQLEDDHEISLETITPFTSVAGLESDGLIPGQVHQDG; this is encoded by the coding sequence ATGAAGATGGAGAACTTGACGTGGACGTGGAGAAACGTGAGCAGAGTTCTGTCGGAGCTGGACGGGACGGGAGccgaggaggagcaggaggaggagcggggCGGTGCGGGGGGCGGCGGGCTGCGCGTCCTCGTGGGCTGCGTGCTCTTCCTGCTCATCGTGTCCACGCTGCTCGGGAACACGCTCGTGTGCGCCGCCGTGGTTCGGTTCCGACACCTGCGCTCCAAAGTCACCAACTTGTTCGTCATCTCTCTGGCCGTGTCCGACCTGTTCGTGGCCGTGCTCGTGATGCCGTGGGAGGCCATCACGGAGGTGACGGGCACGTGGCTGTTCGGGCGGTTCTGTGAGGTCTGGATCGCCTTCGACATCATGTGCTCCACCGCCTCCATCTTGAACCTGTGCATCATCAGTGTGGACCGGTACTGGGCCATCGCCAGCCCGTTCAAGTACGAGCGGAAGATGACCCAGCGCGTGGCGTTCGTCATGATCGGGGTGGCGTGGACCTTGTCCATCTTGATCTCCTTCATCCCGGTGCAGCTCAACTGGCACCAGGCAGgcgaggaggaggcggaggaggtgaCGGAGGAGGTGATGGATGTGATGGCGTCCAGCGGCAGGAACTTCACCAACAGCAGCAACGCCGGCGCCGCCACCAAGAGCTGCGTGGCCAACCTGAACAGAACCTACGCCATCTCCTCGTCCTTCATCAGCTTCTACATCCCCGTGGTCATCATGATCGCCACCTACACCCGCATCTACAGGATCGCTCAGACCCAGATCCGCCGGATCACGTCTTTGGAGAGGGCGGCGGAGCAGGCGCAGAACCAAGGCCACGGCATGAACCGgaaccagcaccagcagcagcgaCCCAATGACGAGGCCTCGCTCAAGTCGTCCTTTAAGAAGGAGACCAAAGTCCTGAAGACACTGTCCATCATCATGGGCGTGTTCGTCTTCTGCTGGCTGCCCTTCTTTGTCCTCAACTGCACCGTCCCGTTCTGCGACCCGCCCTGCGTCAGCGACACCACCTTCACCGTCTTCGTCTGGTTCGGCTGGGCCAACTCCTCCCTCAACCCGGTCATCTACGCCTTCAATGCCGACTTCCGGCGGGCCTTCGCCACCATCCTCGGTTGCAACCAGATCTGCTCCAGCAACGCGGTGGAGGCGGTGAACTTCAGCGACGAGCTCGTCTCGTACCACCACGACACAACGCTCCACAAGGAGGCGCTGGTCCctgcgcagcagcagcagcatcctcgCACCATCAACGTCGGGTCCGACCACCTGGAGGACGTGAGCGCTCAGTTTGACGAGGAGTCGCTCATCTCCAACCGATCCCAGAACCACAaccgactgctgctgctgcccaccACCGTGCAGCTCGAGGACGACCACGAAATCTCCCTGGAGACCATCACGCCGTTCACTTCGGTGGCAGGACTTGAGAGTGACGGTCTGATACCGGGACAGGTCCACCAGGACGGATAG
- the fgfbp3 gene encoding fibroblast growth factor-binding protein 2 codes for MIFPATMSVLPCSFLFLLLLCLPVLTDGKRLKPDKPRQPPPTTQPAKRSRNRSVPGSGELTTKEGHRCTWQTSGEVLVSLTVNCSTETLGGQQRYWCRYAGKPDLCQAYGVKSSQYWKQLVGKLKKRQNACDGEKVLKAKTCKKAPAEAHMKLAQRSGEDERKGGKKKGPPASKSSERGKAERGKKKEDEEEKKKREEEERTGFEEEGVLNDMEPVQSYCSEGWHSVCSFFIKFFEG; via the exons ATG ATCTTCCCAGCCACCATGAGTGTCCTGCCGTGcagtttcctcttcctcctcctcctctgcctccccgTCCTCACAGACGGGAAAAGGCTCAAACCTGACAAACCCCGTCAGCCTCCACCAACAACCCAACCGGCCAAGAGATCCAGAAACCGCTCAGTGCCCGGCTCCGGAGAGCTGACCACCAAGGAGGGCCATCGCTGCACCTGGCAGACGTCTGGTGAAGTCCTGGTGAGCCTGACGGTGAACTGCAGCACGGAAACACTGGGAGGCCAGCAAAG GTACTGGTGTCGTTATGCCGGTAAACCCGACCTGTGCCAGGCCTACGGAGTGAAGTCCAGCCAGTACTGGAAGCAGCTGGTGGGGAAGCTGAAGAAGAGGCAGAACGCCTGCGATGGAGAGAAAGTCCTGAAGGCCAAAACCTGCAAGAAAGCTCCGGCCGAGGCCCACATGAAGCTCGCCCAACGCAGCGGAGAGGACGAGAGGAAGGGCGGGAAGAAGAAAGGACCGCCGGCGAGTAAGAGCTCAGAGAGAGGGAAGGCGGAGcgagggaagaagaaggaggacgaggaggagaagaagaagagggaggaggaggagaggactgGGTTTGAGGAGGAAGGAGTGCTGAACGACATGGAGCCGGTGCAGAGTTACTGCAGCGAGGGATGGCACTCCGTCTGCTCCTTCTTCATCAAGTTCTTCGAGGGttga